The Cryomorphaceae bacterium genome includes a window with the following:
- a CDS encoding methicillin resistance protein yields LWEGIQLAGQMEKEFDFEGSMHPGIAHFFSGFGGEIFTYFQVRKAGKMYGLYQNIKP; encoded by the coding sequence CTCTGGGAGGGCATTCAATTGGCCGGGCAAATGGAAAAGGAATTCGATTTTGAAGGCAGCATGCACCCCGGCATTGCGCACTTTTTCAGTGGATTTGGTGGTGAAATATTCACCTACTTCCAGGTGCGAAAGGCAGGAAAGATGTACGGACTTTACCAAAACATCAAGCCTTGA